In the genome of Streptomyces sp. NBC_00259, the window CAGCGCGCCGAGCCCCAGGTGCCCGTCGGTCAGGAGGGTGTCGTGGCCGCGTGCCGCACCCGGCAGACAGGCCCGCAGCCCTCCGCTTCCGCGCAGTATCGGCAGCGACTGGTCGGCGGCGCGCAGCCGTGCGGCCACCGCTGTGCGCCGCTCGGCCTGGTAGCTGTCGAGCAGGGTGTCCGAGGCTCCGTGGTGCCAGGCCTGGGCCAGCTTCCACGCCAGGTTCTCGGCGTCACGCAGCCCCTCGTCCAGCCCTTGGGTGCCGACGGCACCGAGGAGATGGGCGGCGTCCCCGGCGAGGAACGCGCGGTCCACGCGCCACCGCCGGGCAAGGCGGTGGTGCAGGGTGTAGACGCCGGTGTCGATGAGGTCGTACTGCGGTGGCCCGTCGCACCAGCCGGACAGCGTGTCCCGTACGCGGGACACCAGCGCGTCGGGTGTCACCAGTTCGCCGCGGGCCGGCAGCAGCCAGTCCAACCGCCAGGCGCCGTCCGGCAGCGCCCTGGCGGTCACCTCCTCGCCGACCGCGCGCCACGGCGGCATCCGGTGCAGCACGGCCTCGCCCGGCCAGGGCAGTTCGGTACGCAGGGCGGCGACGGCATGGCGCTCCACCGCGGTACGGCCGGCGAAGCGGATGCCGAGCAGCTTCCGCACGGTCGACCGTGCCCCGTCGCAGCCGACCAGATAGCTCCCGCGCCACCAGGTCGCCCCCGGTCCGCGGGTGTGCGCGGTGACCCCGCCGGCGTCCTGCTCCAGTGCGTCGAGCCGGCTGTGCGTGGTGGTCTGCACCAGATCGACGGCGGCGACGGCGTCCCGCAGCCCCCGCATCAGAGCGTGCTGCGGAATGTGCACCGGGGCAGGCAGATCGTTTCCGCCGAGCCGCAGCGTGCGCAACTCCTGCTTGCGCCTCAGTGACCGCCAGCCGACCCAGCGGGCACCCTCGTCACGGATCGTGGCGCAGCCGAGCCGTTCCATCAGGGCGGCCGTGTCGGCTCGCAGGACGACCGTACGTGCGGTGCGCGGCTCGTCCTTCCCCGCGCCCTCGTCGAGGACGACGGAGGGAACGCCCTGCGCGGCCAGGGCCAGCGAGAGCGCGAGCCCCACGGGGCCCGCGCCGACGACGATCACCGGGTCCACGGCGTTGCTCCCGAGACCCGCAGGGACAGAGCGAACAGTGGGGTTGGGCCGGTTGGGGCCCGGTGCGCGATCACAGAACGTATGCAACCCACTGCCGGTGCCCCCGTCAAGCGACGAAGGGGCGACGGCGCTCTCGCGCCGTCGCCCCTCACCGACCGGGTGTCCTTCGGTCCGTCAGCTCGCGTTGCCGTCGTCGACCTTCAGGACGGGAGGGCCAACGGTCTCCAGACCGCCGCCGGGCCCGGCGTGCACCACCGCGCCCGTGCTCTTCTTGCCGCGCCGCAGCTTGCGCTCCAGCCAGCCCGCCATCGTGGTGAGGGCGAAGTTCAGGGCGACGAAGATGACGGCGACGACCGTGAAGCTGGCGATCGTGTTCGCACCGTAGTTGGCGCTCATCGGGCGGACCGAGGCCAGCAACTCGGAGAAGGAGAGCATCGCGCCCCCGAGCGCGGTGTCCTTCACGATGACCACCATCTGGCTGACGATCGCGGGGAGCATGGCCGTCACGGACTGCGGAAGCAGCACGTGCCGCATCGTCTGGCCCTTGCGCATGCCGATCGCCTTCGCGGCGTCCGTCTGGCCGCTCGGCAGGGACTGGATGCCGGCCCGGACGATCTCCGCGAGCACCGAGGCGTTGTAGAGCACCAGACCGGTGACGACCGCGTACAGCGGGCGCACGTCGCTGCTGATGTTCGTGAAGTCGGCGTACGCCTGGTTGGCGAACAGCATCAGGATCAGCACGGGGATGGCGCGGAAGAACTCCACGACCGTGCCGGCGGCACCGCGGACCCACCCGTGGTCGGAGAGCCGGGCGATACCGAAGACCGCGCCGAGCGGCAGCGCGATGACGAGGGCGAGAGACGCGGCGATCAGGGTGTTCTGCAGCCCGGGCCAGATGTAGGTCGTGTACGGCTGGGAACTCGTGAAGAACGGCTCCCACTTGATCCAGTCGAGCTGGCCCTTGGAGCTGAGACCGTCGTACACCCACCACACGACCAGGGCGAGCACGGCCGTGAACAGGATGGTGTACCCGATGTTGCGCCGCTTGGCACG includes:
- a CDS encoding FAD-dependent monooxygenase, which translates into the protein MDPVIVVGAGPVGLALSLALAAQGVPSVVLDEGAGKDEPRTARTVVLRADTAALMERLGCATIRDEGARWVGWRSLRRKQELRTLRLGGNDLPAPVHIPQHALMRGLRDAVAAVDLVQTTTHSRLDALEQDAGGVTAHTRGPGATWWRGSYLVGCDGARSTVRKLLGIRFAGRTAVERHAVAALRTELPWPGEAVLHRMPPWRAVGEEVTARALPDGAWRLDWLLPARGELVTPDALVSRVRDTLSGWCDGPPQYDLIDTGVYTLHHRLARRWRVDRAFLAGDAAHLLGAVGTQGLDEGLRDAENLAWKLAQAWHHGASDTLLDSYQAERRTAVAARLRAADQSLPILRGSGGLRACLPGAARGHDTLLTDGHLGLGALGAPPAYRHSPLAPPHAEAHAAVGTPIGAPVADVLVMAPDGTTVRLWDRLGRGRMLVVLVAPGTGVWDRRHWMTAGVMPRLASAVSALPAPAELLVAESYPGASAHTVLLVRPDGHLVTAFGGVRPAELYAAADAVRGGAPGSSPRREDHASGLSGRAFDRTADIN
- a CDS encoding amino acid ABC transporter permease, coding for MTSVLYDAPGTRAKRRNIGYTILFTAVLALVVWWVYDGLSSKGQLDWIKWEPFFTSSQPYTTYIWPGLQNTLIAASLALVIALPLGAVFGIARLSDHGWVRGAAGTVVEFFRAIPVLILMLFANQAYADFTNISSDVRPLYAVVTGLVLYNASVLAEIVRAGIQSLPSGQTDAAKAIGMRKGQTMRHVLLPQSVTAMLPAIVSQMVVIVKDTALGGAMLSFSELLASVRPMSANYGANTIASFTVVAVIFVALNFALTTMAGWLERKLRRGKKSTGAVVHAGPGGGLETVGPPVLKVDDGNAS